The genomic stretch gagcatagtggaggacaggctcagagaggatagtggaggacaggctcagagaggatagtggaggacaggttcagagaggatagtagaggacaggctcagagaggatagtggaggacaggttcagagaggatagtggaggacaggctcagagaggagagcagaggacaggctcagagaggagagcagaggacaggctcagagaggagagcagaggacaggctcagagaggagagcatagtggatgacaggctcagagaggatagtggaggacaggctcagagaggagaggatagtggatgacaggctcagagaggatagtggaggacaggttcagagaggatagtggaggaaaggctcagagaggagagtggaggacaggctcagagaggatagtggaggacaggttaGGAGGGGATagaggaggacaggctcagagaggagagcatagtggatgacaggctcagagaggatagtggaggacaggttcagagaggatagtggaggacaggctcagagaggagagcatagtggatgacaggctcagagaggatagtggaggacaggttcagagaggatagtggaggaaaggctcagagaggagagtggaggagaggttcagagaggatagtggaggacaggctcagagaggatagtggaggacaggctaagagaggagagcatagtggaggacacgttcagagaggatagtggaggacaggctcagagaggatagtagaggacaggctcagagaggatagtagaggacaggctcagagaggatagtggaggacaggctcagagaggatagtggaggacaggctcagagaggatagtagaggacaggctcagagaggatagtagaggacaggctaagagaggagagcatagtggagcacaggctcagaaagggcagtggaggactggctcagagaggatagtggaggacaggctcaaagaggatagtagaggacaggctcagagaggagagcatagtggaggacaggctcagagagcatagtggaggaaaggctcagagaggatagtggagaagaggctcagagaggatagtggatgacaggctcagagaggatagtggaggacaggttcagagaggatagtggaggacaggctcagagaggatagcagaggacaggctcagagaggagagcatagtggaagacaggctcagagaggatagttgaggacaggctcagagaggatagtagaggacaggctcagagagcatagtagaggacaggctcagagaggatagtagaggacaggctcagagaggagagcagaggacaggctcagagaggagagcggaGAAGAGGCTCAAAGAGGAAAGTGGAGGACAGGCtaagagaggatagtagaggacaggctcagagaggagagcatagtggatgacaggctcagagaggagagcacagtggaggacaggctcagagaggatagtggagaagaggctcagagaggatagtagaggacaggctaatagaggagagcatagtggagcacaggctcagaaagggcagtggaggacaggctcagagaggatagtggaggacaggctcagataggatagtagaggacaggctcagagaggagagcatagtggaggacaggctcagagaggatagtggaggacaggctcagagaggatagtggaggacaggttcagagaggatagtagaggacaggctcagagaggatggtggaggacaggctcagagaggacagtggaggacaggttcagagaggatagtagaagACAGGCTCGTAGAGGCgagcatagtggatgacaggctcagagaggatagtggaggacacgttcagagaggatagtggaggacaggctcagagaggatagtagaggacaggctcagagaggatagtagaggacaggctcagagaggatagtggatgacaggctcagagaggatagtggaggacaggctcagagaggatagtagaggacaggctcagagaggatagtagaggacaggctaagagaggagagcatagtggagcacaggctcagaaagggcagtggaggactggctcagagaggatagtggaggacaggctcagagacgagagcatagtggaggacaggctcagagagcatagtggaggaaaggctcagagaggatagtggagaagaggctcagagaggatagtggatgacaggctcagagaggatagtggaggacaggttcagagaggacagtggaggacaggctcagagaggagagcatagtggaagacaggctcagagaggatatttgaggacaggctcagagagcatagtggaggacaggctcagagaggatagtggatgacaggctcagagaggatagtggaggacaggttcagagaggatagtggaggacaggctcagagaggataatggaggacaggctcagagagcatagtggatgacaggctcagagaggatagtggaggacaggttcagagaggatagtggaggacaggctcagagaggatagtggaggacaggctcagagaggagaggatagtggaggacaggctcagagaggagaggatagggaaggacaggctcagagaggatagtggaggacaggttcagagaggatagtggaggacaggctcagagaggagagcatagtggaagacaggctcagagaggatagtggaggacaggctcagagagaatagcagaggacaggctcagagaggggAGCATAGTGgaagacaggctcagagaggatagtggaggacaggttcagagaggatagtggaggacaggctcagagaggagagcagaggacaggctcagagaggagagcagaggacaggctcagagaggagagcatagtggatgacaggctcagagaggatagtggagcacaggctcagagaggagaggatagtggatgacaggctcagagaggatagtggaggacaggttcagagaggatagtggaggaaaggctcagagaggagagtggaggacaggctcagagaggatagtggaggacaggttcagagaggatagtggaggacaggctcagagaggagagcatagtggatgacaggctcagagaggatagtggaggacaggttcagagaggatagtggaggacaggctcagagaggagagcatagtggatgacaggctcagagaggatagtggaggacaggctcagagaggatagtggaggacaggttcagagaggatagtggaggaaaggctcagagaggagagtggAGGGtaggttcagagaggatagtggaggacaggctcagagaggatagtggaggacaggctaagagaggagagcatagtggaggacacgttcagagaggatagtggaggacaggctcagagaggatagtagaggacaggctcagagaggatagtagaggacaggctcagagaggatagtggatgacaggctcagagaggatagtggaggacaggctcagagaggatagtggatgacaggctcaaaGAGgaaagtggaggacaggctcagagaggatagtagaggacaggctaagagaggagagcatagtggagcacaggctcagaaagggcagtggaggactggctcagagaggatagtggaggacaggctcaaagaggatagtagaggacaggctcagagaggagagcatagtggaggacaggctcagagagcatagtggaggaaaggctcagagaggatagtggagaagaggctcagagaggatagtggatgacaggctcagagaggatagtggaggacaggttcagagaggatagtggaggacaggctcagagaggatagcagaggacaggctcagagaggagaggatagttgaggacaggctcagagaggatagtagaggacaggctcagagaggatagcagaggacaggctcagagaggagagcggaGAAGAGGCTCAAAGAGGAAAGTGGAGGACAGGCtaagagaggatagtagaggacaggctcagagaggagagcatagtggatgacaggctcagagaggagagcacagtggaggacaggctcagagaggagagcacagtggaggacaggctcagagaggatagtggagaagaggctcagagaggatagtagaggacaggctaatagaggagagcatagtggagcacaggctcagaaagggcagtggaggacaggctcagagaggatagtggaggacaggctcagataggatagtagaggacaggctcagagaggagagcatagtggaggacaggctcagagaggatagtggaggacaggctcagagaggatagtggaggacaggttcagagaggatagtagaggacaggctcagagaggatagtggaggacaggctcagagaggacagtggaggacaggttcagagaggatagtagaagACAGGCTCGGAGAGGCgagcatagtggatgacaggctcagagaggatagtggaggacacgttcagagaggatagtggaggacaggctcagagaggatagtagaggacaggctcagagaggatagtagaggacaggctcagagaggatagtggatgacaggctcagagaggatagtggaggacaggctcagagaggatagtagaggacaggctcagagaggagagcatagtggagcacaggctcagaaagggcagtggaggactggctcagagaggatagtggaggacaggctcagagaggagagcatagtggaggacaggctcagagagcatagtggaggaaaggctcagagaggatagtggagaagaggctcagagaggatagtggatgacaggctcagagaggatagtggaggacaggttcagagaggacagtggaggacaggctcagagaggagagcatagtggaagacaggctcagagaggatatttgaggacaggctcagagagaatagtggaggacaggctcagagaggatagtggatgacaggctcagagaggatagtggaggacaggttcagagaggatagtggaggacaggctcagagaggataatggaggacaggctcagagagcatagtggatgacaggctcagagaggatagtggaggacaggttcagagaggatagtggaggacaggctcagagaggatagtggaggacaggctcagagaggagaggatagtggaggacaggctcagagaggagaggatagggaaggacaggctcagagaggatagtggaggacaggttcagagaggatagtggaggacaggctcagagaggagagcatagtggaagacaggctcagagaggatagtggaggacaggctcagagaggatagcagaggacaggctcagagaggggAGCATAGTGgaagacaggctcagagaggatagttgaggacaggctcagagaggatagtagaggacaggctcagagaggatagtagaggacaggctcagagaggagagcagaggacaggctcagagaggagagcatagtggaggacaggctcagagaggatagtggagaagAGGCTCAAAGAAGAAAGTGGAGGACAGGCtaagagaggatagtagaggacaggctcagagaggagagcatagtggatgacaggctcaaaGAGGAGAGcacagtggaggacaggctcagagaggatagtggagaagaggctcagagaggatagtagaggacaggctaatagaggagagcatagtggagcacaggctcagaaagggcagtggaggacaggctcagagaggatagtggaggacaggctcagataggatagtagaggacaggctcagagaggagagcatagtggaggacaggctcagagaggatagcggaggacaggttcagagaggatagtagaagACAGGCTCGGAGAGGCgagcatagtggatgacaggctcagagaggatagtggaggacaggctcagagaggatagtggaggacaggctcagagaggatagtggaggacaggttcagagaggatagtggaggacaggctcagagaggatagcagaggacaggctcagagaggagaggatagttgaggacaggctcagagaggatagtagaggacaggctcagagaggatagtagaggacaggctcagagaggagagcagaggacaggctcagagaggagagcggaGAAGAGGCTCAAAGAGGAAAGTGGAGGACAGGCtaagagaggatagtagaggacaggctcagagaggagagcacagtggaggacaggctcagagaggatagtggagaagaggctcagagaggatagtagaggacaggctaatagaggagagcatagtggagcacaggctcagaaagggcagtggaggacaggctcagagaggatagtggaggacaggctcagataggatagtagaggacaggctcagagaggagagcatagtggaggacaggctcagagaggatagtggaggacaggctcagagaggatagtggaggacaggttcagagaggatagtagaggacaggctcagagaggatagtggaggacaggctcagagaggatagtggaggacaggctcagagaggatagtggaggacaggctcagagaggatagtggaggacaggctcagagaggagaggatagtggatgacaggttcagagaggatagtggaggacaggctcagagaggagaggatagtggaggacaggctcagagaggatagtggaggacaggttcagagaggagaggatagtagaggacaggctcagagaggatagtggaggacaggttcagagaggatagtggaggacaggctcagagaggatagtggaggacaggctcagggaggatagtggaggacaggctcagagaggagaggatagtggatgacaggctcagagaggagaggatagtggaggacaggctcagagaggagaggatagtggaggacaggctcagagaggagaggacagtggaggacaggctcagagaggagaggatagtggaagacaggctcagagaggatagtggaggacaggttcagagaggatagtggaggacaggctcagagaggagaggatagtggaggacaggctcagagaggagaggatagtggaggacaggctcagagaggagaggatagtggatgacaggctcagagaggagaggatagtggaggacaggctcagagaggagaggatagtggatgacaggttcagagaggatagtggaggacaggctcagagaggagaggatagtggaggacaggctcagagaggagaggatagtggatgacaggttcagagaggatagtggaggacaggctcagagagcatagtggaggacaggctcagagaggagagcatagtggaggacaggctcagagaggagaggatagtggaggacaggctcagagaggagaggatagtggaggacaggctcagagaggagaggatagtggatgacaggctcagagaggagagcatagtggagaGGTGCAAAAGGACATATTTGACAATTTTCTTACTAATGAGGGTTATAAAGTGAACGGGGAAAAAATTTAACGTCTCACAATAGcatatatttttttatataatAACACGTTTTTTTGAGTgggaaccccccaccccacccccaccacacacacacacacacacacacacacacacttcaactccatgcagatggtacagctaaacatcGGAATCGTCTTTATTGACCAAGTATGTTTGCACATCCAaggaatttgactgcggtttaGTGGCTGTCAATGTAATTACGCAGAATAACAACAGAACAAtctcaggaatatatacaaggaatgactacaCAGAGGTGGAACCGTCTCTGTGAACTGTAAACGGGAAACAAATATTGCAAAGAAGTGAAGAGTGCAAGGAATGCTGGGATAAATATAGAACAGTTCAAAAAGGTTACTTTATGTACACGTAGTAGGTGGGTTTATGTTTTACATACAGTGTACAGCCTGTTCAGATGTGCAGTCCTGAGTGAAATATATTGCAGATTGATATTTTACGctaaaataaatacatatatgATTTGTAGAGACAGTGGGTGTAATAGTGTTCCAGTGTTGTTGCACAGTGAGTTAACTGTTCATAAGTGTGACGGCGAGGGGGGAGAAACTGTCAGTGTCTGGTGgtttcggggtacagtgctctagcgcctaccagaggggagaagttggaaAGGTTGTGTTCAGGATGTGAGGCGTCTGCAGTGATTtaccctgcctgtttcctgactctggaggtgtacaggTCCTGGATGGAGGGCAGGTCGGCACCGATAATCTTTTCTGCAGACCTGATTGTCCgctgtagtctgttcctgtcctgtttggtggctgatccaaaccagacagtgatggaagtgCAGAGAACGGACTCAATGACTGCAGTGCAAAACTggatcagcagctcctgaggctgGTTGTATTTCCTGAGCTGGCACAGGaagcacatcctctgctgggcctttttgatgactgtgttgATGTTAGACTCCCACTTCAGGTGCTGGGAGATTGTTGAACCCAGAAACCGGAAGGAATCCACAGctgacacagtgctgttgagtatgttgAGAGGGGGGCAGTGGTGGGGGgtccctcctgaagtccactgtcatctccacagttttgagcgtgttcagcacCAAGTTGTTATGACCATACCACAGGGCCAGCTGTTTGACctcccatctgtatgcagactcatctCTGTCGTGAATGAGGCCGATGACTCAAACATAAACATGCGACTGGATGTCAGTTTGCGAGTGAGTGAGTTCGAAACCAcgttcatgaggtgctttgcatccaaaaaaaaatccattcctGACAAAGCTTGACCATCCACAACTTATGCAAAAAAAAGCAATGGTCTACATATTTTTTCTTGACTGTGTTGGTCGTAAAATAAACTAGTACACAATTTGACCCTGGTAATTCTCTTTTGAAGGTGTGGAATGCCAAAGGAACAGGGGCATTTAGGGGAGCGGGTTGCCCGCAGCACTTCAAAGAAGGCCAAAGATAAGAGTAACAGTGCTACTCTGCGGGCGTCCCAGGATGGCTGTCTCAGGGGCCCATGTGGGATGGGGGCCATCAACCACAGGATGTCACGCTGCGAGTCTGAGAGAGATTCAGAGAAAGACTCAGGATACTCAGGTAAGCAGATCCTGTCTTGGTATCTGAATGAACAAGATTATGAATACTTCGCTGAGCCGACGCCTGAGAAATCATTATATTTGTATAATTACTTTGTAGATATTTTTATATTCACTATACAGATTAAACAGTGAAATAACATCACACACTTACACACCTGAGTTAAAATACTTGAGAAGGGCGTCcggatggcatggcggtctattccgttgcctgtcaacacagggatcgccagttcgaattcctgtgttgcctccggcttggtcgggcatccctacagacacagttggccgtgtctgcaggtgagaagctggatgtgggtatgtgtcctggtcgctgcactagcgcctcctctggtcagttggggcgcctgttcgggggggagggggaactggggggaatagcgtaatcctcctatgcgctacgtccccctggggaaactcctcactgtcaggtgaaaagaagcggctggtgactccacatgtatgggaggagacgtggtagtctgcaggcctccccggatcagcagagggggtggagcagagaccgggacggctcagaagaaaggggtaattggctggatacaattggggtgaaaaagggggacaaaaatccccccccaaaaaaagaaaatacttgAAGAGGTGCCTTGTGTACTGGTGAGCTCTTCGCCTCTTTCCCTTCGTGTTCCCTCTCCGAAttgcttttctttctctcctttcattTCCCTGTTTTCCAATGTGTCTGTCTTTCCTTGCTTTTCCCCTTCCATGCTCTTTTATCCCGTAACCTGTTTCtcaccatacatccatccatctcccAAATTCTTTCCCCCCTGACCATCATGTGCTGATCCTTCTTGCTCTTCCTCAGAGGCCGGCTCAGACTGGGTGCACACAGATCAAGAAGACCAGAGCAGCAGTGTGAGCGAACCTCATAGGGACAGCAGCAAAAACTGTAACCAAAGTCTCCAAACTGCTGGCCATAACCTGCCTGCTTATGAGGAGCTCACCCCTGTCTATGTCATCAAAAACCTGGTGGTGAAGCCGGTGAGATGTTCAGTTGCAGATaactgtttgttttggttttttggttttgccTTTTGAGGAGAGGGGTTGTTTTCTAAGATTTCCCTTGAGCTTTAGCGAGGAGCTGCATCAGAGCATCAGCACATGTGCAGGATATGACAGCTGCAGATACGCTATGCAGCTGGTAGATAAGAGTGATCCAGTTGTCTTGATGTGTGAGttctttgtttgtgttatagaATATAATATTTTACAGTAAAAATGTGGTTCTCACTGTGTGCAAAGTAATTAGTTTTAATAATGTCAGGTAGTCAGGGGCATCCGAgtggagtggcggtctattccattgcctaccaacatggggatcgctggttcgaatcactgtgttacctccggcttggtcgggtgtccctacagacacaattggccgtgtctgcaggtggaaagccgaatgtgggtatgtgtcctggtcactgcactagcacctcctctggtcggtcggggcacctgttcttgggggagggggaactgagcggaatagcgtgatcctcccacgcgctacgtccccctggtgaaactcctcactgtcaggtgaaaagaagcggctggtgactcagcatgtatgggaggagacatgtggtagtctgcagccctcccctgatcagcagatgggatggagcagagaccaggacggctcggaagggtggggtaattggccggatacaattggggagaaaaagggggaaatatccaaaaaaagatgataataataataatgtcaggTAGTTAAATAGTGGAAAGGAAGGTCCTACTTAGTTGCCAACCATGTTTATTATATCATTTATgaagttttttggggggtttttgtaTTTATTCTGCCATAATTTGCTATGGGTTGTCACATAGCGGTACAAATgataagtccccccccccccgtcagcagACTACTGTCTTATCCATGGTAAATATAGTACAATGTCCTCACATCTTTTTTTTGGCCTTGGTTATTTTTCCGTTTTGTGTCAATATTTTCTTATAGCTTATCTTTTTGTGACTTTAACCTCCTCCACATGTTTTTGCTTTTTCTCTTGTTTTGGTTCACAATTGCTGCCTACAAAAACCCCTGCTCACAACCTCCCTGTGGTACAGTCCAGAACGGAGCAGCTTCTGCAAAGCCCCTTGACGTGGGACGGAGGTTGGCACAGCCTTACTGGTGCCAAGGCACCCACCCAGCTCTTATTTGTCCAACAGCCAGCAATACCTGCCCCTGCCACTTCTTCTTCCACCCTTGCTGGTTCTTCCAGTCAAGCTAAGCCACAAGGCCAACCTAATAAAGGAAGCAGTCGAAGCAACAAGAACCACAGCAGCAAGAGCTCTTACCTCCCCATCCTCAACTCCTACCCCCGCATTGCCCCCCACCCCAGGAAAGAGAGTCATGAGCAGGTTAAGCTTGCTGCCGGGGCAGGGGAGGTTAAGGAAAGCAGCAGTGAGGGCCAGAGCCAGAGCAAGAGGGTATGCACTGAAGATGAGAAGAGGGAAACCGTGTCCACGACCAGCCATCTGCTCAAACCCCAACACCACAGCCCAAAAGAGGGGAGGACTCATTGTCAGTATAAAGTCAAAAGTAGTCACAGCACCTTCCCCAACCTGCCTCACAGCTCTATGCCCagccatgcctcctccaacacccaCCCTACATCCCATGACAACCGTCAGAGGACCCACTCTGATTGCATGGGCTCGCCCTGCATTTCCAGCTCCCAGATGCCCTCCCCACCATCCTCTTCCGACTCCCTCCTGTCATCctcaccttcctcctcctcctcctcctcctcgtcttccTCCTCAGTTGCACATAGCCCCTATGCCCCCACTGCTAAGCCAGTCAGGGGTAGCCTTTCAGACTCCCAGTCAGAATGTTCATCTGTACGCCAGCGCCGTTTCCTCAACACAGCGGAGATCCTCAGTCAGTCAGGCCTGCTGGCCATCACGTTGCGTACCAAGGAGCTGCTTAGGCAGAATGCTGCCACTGATAAGGAAATCACTCAGTTACGTCAACACACCAATCTTTTGTGCCAGGCTGCCCAAGCCAGCCAGCAGTGTTCCAATGACGGCGCCAATAGCCTTGACAAACTCCTCCAGGCCATGACCCAGTCTGGCTCCTACCCAGACCTGGACTTGAACCAGCTGAAAGCCCTCAGTAACAGTCACCATCAGGGCAAGAAGAGAaatgagaaagcgagagagagcagtGGAAAAAACAATAAGGCCCATTACAACCCATCTCGAAACCTTGTGGCGCTGCATAATGTAGATGATGGAACATCGCTGCCCTCACCTCTGTTTGCCCCCTCACCAGAGGCAGAGACAACAAGGCATGATGATAACCTATCTAGCCTCCTCTCCACCTCCCAGGCTTCTTGTCTTCCCAATCCTACTCTACATAATAGACATAGACAATCAGGCATGGATAAAGTCCTAGTTGATCTCACTATGTCGCCAGAGAGCTCTACTCTCAAGAATTTTCTATTCTAGCTCTTGTTTGAATGGCGTTGGAATGAAATGACTTCTACGGTATTAAGTGGGCCTTGCAGAAATAAGAGgcatggacttttttttttaattatgcaCAGTTACTTTGAAATTGAATTTGATTGATTGGTTTGATTGCTAGATTGGTCAAAACCATTGTTGCTTTACTTTTTTTTCTATCGCTGTTAATTTACAGTTGACTGACCAATGTATAAAGTTTTTGTAAGAGATTTTTAGAATTGCCAACAAATCGATTTCTCCATATTTTCCCTCTGTGAATAATGATAACAAATGGCCAGCCACACAGTTAGAGAAGAAATTCAGTATATAACAAAGCAAATATCTTTAGCTTCTTAACTGAAACACTGAGTGATATAGTGATGTAGGACAGAAGGTAGTCAGTGGATTATAAAAGTATTTACAGAGTTTAA from Lampris incognitus isolate fLamInc1 chromosome 8, fLamInc1.hap2, whole genome shotgun sequence encodes the following:
- the si:ch211-132b12.7 gene encoding CLOCK-interacting pacemaker — its product is MSVCECGMPKEQGHLGERVARSTSKKAKDKSNSATLRASQDGCLRGPCGMGAINHRMSRCESERDSEKDSGYSEAGSDWVHTDQEDQSSSVSEPHRDSSKNCNQSLQTAGHNLPAYEELTPVYVIKNLVVKPSRTEQLLQSPLTWDGGWHSLTGAKAPTQLLFVQQPAIPAPATSSSTLAGSSSQAKPQGQPNKGSSRSNKNHSSKSSYLPILNSYPRIAPHPRKESHEQVKLAAGAGEVKESSSEGQSQSKRVCTEDEKRETVSTTSHLLKPQHHSPKEGRTHCQYKVKSSHSTFPNLPHSSMPSHASSNTHPTSHDNRQRTHSDCMGSPCISSSQMPSPPSSSDSLLSSSPSSSSSSSSSSSSVAHSPYAPTAKPVRGSLSDSQSECSSVRQRRFLNTAEILSQSGLLAITLRTKELLRQNAATDKEITQLRQHTNLLCQAAQASQQCSNDGANSLDKLLQAMTQSGSYPDLDLNQLKALSNSHHQGKKRNEKARESSGKNNKAHYNPSRNLVALHNVDDGTSLPSPLFAPSPEAETTRHDDNLSSLLSTSQASCLPNPTLHNRHRQSGMDKVLVDLTMSPESSTLKNFLF